A section of the Candidatus Moraniibacteriota bacterium genome encodes:
- the rpmF gene encoding 50S ribosomal protein L32 gives MALPKQRHTHHRRDRARKFLELTPVVTAKCPKCQAEVLPHRACKECGHYKGREVVKTTPKMKTAKAA, from the coding sequence ATGGCTCTCCCCAAGCAACGACATACCCATCATCGCCGCGACCGAGCGCGCAAATTCCTCGAACTTACTCCCGTGGTTACCGCGAAGTGTCCGAAGTGTCAGGCGGAAGTCCTCCCACATCGGGCTTGCAAAGAGTGCGGCCACTACAAGGGACGCGAGGTTGTGAAGACCACTCCAAAAATGAAAACCGCAAAAGCTGCCTAA
- a CDS encoding ribonuclease HII, which yields MQLPTFEYEKRLTGQGLIPIGIDEAGRGPLAGPVVAAAVLLKNFESRISNLEKEENEKLWKLVRDSKKLSEKQREQAYLFVRDQFHIGVGIISAETIDRVNILQATFLAMRSAISELRRILNQELGIKGEEKLVLLIDGNQKIPNTSLAQEAIVDGDGLVKSIAAASIIAKVTRDRLIILADHEYPAYGFARHKGYGTREHMEALRKYGPTPIHRKSFRPVQLANPETVNQRFSRDLQPKKRPSIAKKRPI from the coding sequence ATGCAACTCCCGACTTTTGAATATGAAAAGAGGCTTACTGGACAGGGCCTAATCCCGATTGGGATCGATGAGGCCGGGCGGGGACCCTTGGCTGGACCGGTCGTGGCGGCAGCAGTTTTGCTGAAAAATTTCGAATCTCGGATTTCGAATCTCGAGAAAGAAGAAAATGAGAAACTATGGAAGTTGGTGCGGGATTCGAAGAAACTTAGTGAAAAACAGCGCGAACAGGCGTATCTCTTTGTACGAGATCAATTCCATATCGGGGTGGGGATCATTTCTGCCGAGACGATCGATCGAGTGAATATCCTTCAGGCGACGTTCCTGGCGATGCGGTCCGCAATATCTGAATTGCGGAGAATCTTGAATCAAGAGTTAGGAATCAAGGGGGAAGAGAAACTTGTTTTATTGATAGATGGCAATCAGAAGATTCCAAATACTTCCCTAGCACAAGAAGCGATTGTCGATGGCGACGGACTGGTGAAGTCGATTGCCGCCGCGTCCATCATCGCCAAAGTGACGCGCGACCGGCTCATCATCCTCGCTGACCACGAATATCCGGCGTATGGCTTCGCCCGGCACAAGGGTTATGGGACGCGGGAGCACATGGAAGCCCTCCGAAAGTACGGGCCGACCCCGATTCACCGGAAAAGCTTCCGTCCAGTCCAGCTGGCCAATCCCGAGACGGTCAATCAGCGGTTTTCCCGCGATCTCCAGCCCAAGAAACGGCCCAGTATTGCCAAGAAGCGACCGATCTGA
- a CDS encoding DNA polymerase III subunit alpha, translated as MSFTHLHVHSHYTLLTALPTPDQLIHRAKELGMTSLALTDTSALYAAVEFYSHAKELGIKPILGAEIWVSKDLHSKNNTAEDRRRNQLVLLVKNETGYKNLMKIISIAQLEGFYYKARADKDLLRQHHEGLIALSGSLQGEVPAETIYGNVERAKTIALEYQEIFGPGNFYLEIQPHLDYENQMVANQGLIQIARETGIPLVATNDVHYIHPEDAETQDVLLAIRDNKRVTDTERFSMKAFDLSFRSESEMRELFHDIPEAVDNTEVIAAQCDFTLKMGENQLPSFPLPAGTSADAYLRELCKAGLTKRYPGETITPEQEERMNYELSVIEKTGFASYFLIVADFVNWAKDNGVVVGPGRGSAAGSFVAYLTGITNLDPIKYNLLFERFLNPERISMPDVDMDFADTRREDVLNYVRQKYGADHVAQIITFGTMAARGSIRDVGRALGIPLELCDRTAKMIPMFTSIEEALEGVPEFQAHYNGSAEVKRLVDAAKKIEGLARHASMHACGVVITKDPVTEYTPLQRVAGGVDAVVTQYAASTKANAVEKIGLLKMDFLGLKNLTIIENTLKIAKKIGKEVPDIEKLLLDDAASYKVLQDAHTTGVFQLESTGMKRYLKQLKPTVFEDIIAMVALYRPGPMEYIPDFIAGKHGTREVKYLHPLLEPILKNTYGVAVYQEQLMQIARDLAGFTLGEADVLRKAVGKKIKELVDGQRVKFVEGCEKTGVGRAIGEKVFAFIEPFAGYGFNRSHAACYALIGYQTAYLKAHFPAEFMAALLTSDQGDTDRIAIEVREAREIGIDVLPPDVNESFDTFAVIKGDDNQEHIRFGLNAIKNVGTLAAEEIVAERKRGGKYTSLENFMERVQTKDLNKRTIEALAKVGAFDSLSERRTVLDNLDAILTHGRELRTLKATHGQSLFGDMPLPEMRIPLKETIHSTKRERLAWEKELLGLYVTDHPMTEYAEYLKKAATEIGRLEKTPDGKRVTVGGVITSARKSLSKSGQPLYFVTIEDMTGRIDILVFGKTAERVAGLLNEDEIVMIDLKVARKDGLLRLAADDVRRMDMETVAGFDRVTKTHEKYQHGKAAEPRLPKVCLTIHCADTADSRLFDEIGKTLRHLPPGPVGVTLRLLGQTIATSFSIERTDETIQMLAALPGVTKVEG; from the coding sequence ATGTCCTTCACCCATCTCCACGTCCACTCACACTACACGCTCCTCACCGCGCTCCCGACACCGGATCAGCTCATTCATCGTGCAAAGGAGCTCGGGATGACATCGCTCGCGCTCACCGATACCTCGGCGCTCTATGCCGCCGTCGAATTTTACAGTCATGCGAAGGAACTCGGGATTAAGCCCATCCTCGGCGCCGAGATCTGGGTGTCCAAAGACCTCCACAGCAAGAACAACACCGCCGAAGACCGCCGCCGCAATCAACTCGTCCTCCTGGTGAAAAATGAGACAGGGTACAAGAACCTGATGAAAATCATCTCGATTGCGCAGCTCGAGGGCTTCTACTACAAGGCGCGGGCGGACAAGGACCTCCTCCGGCAGCACCACGAAGGCCTCATCGCGCTCTCTGGGTCGCTCCAGGGCGAAGTGCCGGCCGAGACGATTTATGGCAATGTGGAACGCGCCAAGACAATCGCACTCGAGTATCAGGAGATCTTTGGCCCCGGCAATTTCTACCTGGAAATCCAACCGCACCTCGACTACGAAAACCAGATGGTCGCGAACCAAGGGCTGATCCAGATCGCGCGCGAGACCGGTATCCCACTCGTCGCGACGAACGATGTCCACTATATCCACCCCGAGGACGCCGAGACTCAGGACGTCCTCCTCGCCATCCGTGACAACAAACGTGTGACCGACACTGAGCGCTTCAGCATGAAGGCGTTCGATCTCTCGTTCCGCAGTGAATCCGAGATGCGTGAACTCTTCCACGACATCCCCGAGGCCGTCGACAACACAGAAGTGATCGCCGCGCAGTGTGACTTCACACTGAAAATGGGCGAGAACCAGCTCCCCTCTTTCCCTCTGCCTGCCGGCACCAGCGCGGACGCCTACCTCCGTGAACTCTGCAAGGCTGGACTGACCAAACGCTATCCCGGCGAAACGATCACGCCAGAGCAAGAGGAACGTATGAACTATGAATTGTCCGTCATCGAAAAGACTGGCTTCGCGTCTTACTTCCTCATCGTGGCTGACTTCGTGAACTGGGCCAAGGACAACGGCGTCGTCGTCGGTCCGGGCCGCGGTTCGGCCGCTGGTTCGTTCGTCGCCTACCTCACGGGTATCACCAACCTCGACCCGATCAAGTACAATCTCCTCTTTGAACGCTTCCTCAACCCGGAACGCATCTCCATGCCGGACGTCGACATGGACTTCGCCGATACGCGTCGCGAGGACGTGCTCAACTACGTCCGACAGAAATATGGTGCTGATCATGTCGCCCAGATCATCACCTTTGGGACCATGGCCGCCCGCGGCAGTATCCGCGATGTCGGCCGGGCACTCGGCATCCCGCTTGAGCTCTGTGACCGAACCGCCAAGATGATTCCGATGTTTACCTCGATCGAAGAAGCGCTCGAAGGTGTGCCGGAATTCCAAGCCCACTACAACGGCTCGGCGGAAGTGAAGCGACTGGTCGACGCCGCGAAAAAAATTGAAGGTCTGGCCCGTCACGCTTCGATGCATGCCTGCGGTGTCGTCATCACCAAAGACCCCGTCACTGAGTACACGCCGCTCCAACGCGTGGCCGGCGGTGTCGATGCCGTCGTCACCCAATACGCTGCTTCAACCAAAGCCAACGCCGTCGAAAAAATCGGCCTCCTGAAGATGGACTTTCTGGGACTCAAAAACCTGACTATCATCGAGAACACACTCAAGATCGCGAAGAAGATCGGCAAGGAAGTACCCGACATCGAAAAGCTCCTGCTCGATGATGCGGCCAGTTACAAAGTTTTGCAGGATGCACATACGACAGGCGTCTTCCAGCTCGAATCGACTGGCATGAAGCGTTATCTGAAGCAGCTGAAACCGACTGTCTTCGAAGATATCATCGCGATGGTCGCCCTGTACCGCCCGGGTCCGATGGAGTATATCCCCGACTTCATCGCCGGCAAACACGGCACCCGTGAGGTGAAGTACCTGCATCCCCTGCTCGAGCCGATCTTGAAGAACACCTACGGTGTTGCTGTCTACCAGGAACAACTCATGCAGATCGCGCGTGATCTCGCCGGTTTCACCCTCGGCGAAGCGGATGTATTGCGGAAAGCCGTCGGTAAAAAGATCAAAGAGCTCGTCGATGGCCAGCGGGTGAAGTTCGTCGAAGGCTGCGAGAAAACTGGCGTCGGTCGCGCGATCGGCGAAAAAGTCTTCGCCTTCATCGAACCATTCGCAGGCTATGGCTTCAACCGCTCCCACGCCGCTTGTTATGCGCTCATCGGGTATCAGACCGCGTACTTGAAGGCTCATTTCCCCGCCGAATTCATGGCTGCGCTCCTCACCAGCGACCAGGGCGATACCGACCGTATCGCCATCGAGGTCCGTGAGGCACGCGAAATCGGCATCGATGTCCTTCCACCAGATGTTAATGAGAGCTTTGACACCTTTGCTGTCATCAAGGGCGACGACAATCAGGAGCATATCCGCTTCGGATTGAATGCGATCAAAAATGTCGGCACCTTGGCGGCAGAGGAAATCGTCGCCGAACGCAAACGTGGTGGCAAGTACACCTCGCTCGAAAACTTCATGGAGCGAGTCCAAACCAAAGATCTCAACAAGCGTACAATCGAAGCCCTCGCCAAAGTTGGCGCCTTTGATTCACTCTCGGAACGCCGAACCGTGCTCGATAATCTCGACGCCATCCTCACTCATGGTCGCGAGCTCCGCACACTGAAAGCCACCCATGGTCAAAGTCTCTTCGGCGATATGCCGCTCCCAGAGATGAGAATCCCCTTGAAAGAGACTATTCACTCAACGAAACGTGAACGACTCGCCTGGGAAAAAGAACTCCTCGGCCTCTACGTCACCGATCATCCGATGACTGAATATGCTGAGTACCTGAAAAAAGCTGCTACCGAGATTGGCCGTCTCGAAAAAACACCGGACGGCAAGCGGGTCACGGTGGGCGGCGTCATCACGAGCGCCCGAAAATCGCTTTCAAAATCAGGTCAACCGCTCTACTTCGTCACCATTGAAGACATGACCGGCCGCATCGATATCCTCGTCTTTGGCAAGACAGCCGAACGCGTCGCAGGACTCTTGAACGAAGACGAGATCGTCATGATTGACCTGAAAGTCGCACGCAAAGACGGGTTGCTCCGGCTCGCCGCCGATGATGTGCGCCGCATGGATATGGAGACGGTCGCTGGCTTTGACCGCGTGACGAAAACCCATGAGAAATACCAGCACGGCAAAGCAGCAGAACCACGGTTGCCCAAGGTCTGCCTCACTATCCACTGCGCGGATACGGCCGACTCACGCCTCTTCGATGAGATCGGTAAAACGCTCCGTCATCTCCCACCTGGCCCGGTCGGCGTGACACTGCGGCTCCTCGGACAGACTATCGCCACTTCATTTTCCATCGAACGGACCGATGAGACTATCCAAATGCTCGCCGCTCTGCCCGGAGTGACCAAAGTTGAAGGGTGA
- a CDS encoding tRNA dimethylallyltransferase has protein sequence MEKPPIIVIVGPTASGKSALAIALARELGGEIVSADSRQVYRGMDIGTGKVPRDKGARHPERVEGSGKNNALPFYSQGIPHHLIDIANPKIEYNVSHFLADATKAIVDIEARGKRVIICGGTTFWIEALMLGLPIPKVVPDQVFREKWGKKDAGELYGYLKRLDPERAKTIDKKNKLRLLRAIEIAKALGKVPPLSPTSYQLQATRYIVIGLNPPVEELNKKIRERLMGWMKAGLVNEVIKLNRSGISYERLESFGLEYRAVTRYIQKKITDAELYTNLPYDIIHYAKRQRSSLRRLEKQGITIHWIENIQQAMSLVK, from the coding sequence ATGGAAAAACCACCCATCATCGTCATCGTCGGGCCGACTGCTTCCGGCAAGTCCGCCTTGGCCATCGCTCTCGCACGAGAGCTTGGTGGTGAGATCGTATCCGCTGACAGCCGCCAAGTCTATCGCGGTATGGATATCGGCACCGGCAAAGTGCCTCGCGACAAAGGAGCGAGGCATCCTGAGCGTGTCGAAGGATCTGGTAAGAATAATGCACTGCCCTTTTACTCTCAGGGCATTCCTCATCACCTGATCGACATCGCCAATCCGAAAATCGAATACAATGTGTCTCACTTCCTCGCTGATGCAACGAAAGCGATTGTCGACATCGAGGCGCGTGGCAAACGTGTAATCATCTGCGGCGGCACGACCTTTTGGATCGAAGCGCTCATGTTGGGCTTGCCGATCCCCAAAGTTGTACCCGATCAAGTCTTCCGCGAGAAGTGGGGCAAGAAGGACGCTGGTGAACTCTATGGTTACCTGAAACGCCTCGACCCCGAGCGCGCGAAGACGATTGATAAGAAGAACAAGCTCCGACTCCTCCGGGCCATCGAGATTGCCAAAGCCCTCGGCAAAGTCCCTCCTCTCTCACCTACCAGCTACCAGCTACAAGCTACCCGCTATATTGTCATCGGCCTCAATCCACCCGTCGAGGAATTGAACAAGAAGATCCGCGAACGCCTCATGGGGTGGATGAAAGCTGGCCTTGTCAACGAAGTAATAAAACTCAACCGCAGCGGCATCTCTTATGAGCGTTTGGAATCCTTTGGACTGGAATACCGCGCTGTCACGAGATACATCCAGAAGAAGATCACTGATGCCGAGCTCTATACCAATCTCCCCTACGACATCATCCACTATGCCAAACGCCAGCGCTCCTCGCTCCGCCGCCTCGAAAAGCAAGGTATCACGATCCATTGGATCGAAAACATACAACAGGCTATGAGTCTGGTGAAATGA
- a CDS encoding alpha/beta hydrolase yields the protein MQQVVVIGGAHTFDTYDEYLVALRGRTIDLERLRGKGWKSVLGSALGDEYEVLSLRMPCLDNAKYLEWKIIFEKLLPLLSGETIFVGHSLGGVFLAKYFSEERAFEKLKALFLVASPYKDSEEYSLTDFAIEDGLKGLATSGVSIHLYQSEDDPIVPFSDFAAYQFDLPNAMVRIFKDRGHFLQEEFPELVEDIHQLT from the coding sequence ATGCAACAAGTAGTAGTCATTGGCGGCGCCCATACGTTTGATACGTATGACGAGTATCTCGTAGCACTTCGTGGTCGTACGATTGATTTGGAACGCCTGAGGGGGAAAGGGTGGAAGTCAGTACTCGGCTCTGCCCTTGGCGACGAATATGAAGTCTTATCACTTCGTATGCCGTGTTTGGATAATGCAAAGTATCTCGAGTGGAAGATCATTTTCGAGAAGCTTCTCCCGCTTCTTTCTGGTGAAACGATATTCGTCGGACACTCGCTCGGCGGCGTATTCCTTGCTAAATATTTTTCTGAGGAGCGAGCGTTTGAAAAATTAAAAGCGCTCTTTCTGGTTGCATCGCCGTATAAAGACAGTGAGGAGTATTCACTTACTGATTTCGCGATCGAAGATGGACTCAAAGGACTTGCTACCTCGGGTGTCTCCATTCACCTTTACCAGAGTGAGGATGATCCGATCGTTCCGTTTTCGGATTTCGCGGCGTACCAGTTCGACTTGCCGAATGCGATGGTTCGTATTTTCAAAGATAGAGGCCATTTTCTCCAGGAGGAATTTCCCGAACTTGTTGAGGATATTCACCAACTTACATAG
- the gatB gene encoding Asp-tRNA(Asn)/Glu-tRNA(Gln) amidotransferase subunit GatB, giving the protein MAQYEPTIGMEVHAELKTASKMFCRCANGLGLETEPNVHICHVCTGQPGALPVPNQEAIRSVQRVGLALNCALSFHSKFDRKNYFYPDLPKGYQISQFDEPFCGRGTMEIDGKPFNITRIHLEEDTGKLTHPAGADHTLVDYNRAGLPLMELVTEPDFSTAKDARAFCQKLQQILRYLDVSDADMEKGQMRCEVNISLHEAGADRLSGTKVEVKNINSFKAVERAIEYEIVRQTEALERGEKIVQETRGWDENRNATVSQRKKESAHDYRYFPEPDIPPFDFSGEYIKQLRASLPELPDAKRTRFMTEFGLSDSDADIITEDKEVASYFEAVVSEFGAKQDAGETKAELSKLVKLGANYFITEVRKHLSETGVAIEKFVITPENYAEFITIVADGVINSSAAQTVLYEMYQGEDNDPSHIIERLNLVQMSDAGELETIVDTILANNVQSVADYKAGKQNALQYLVGQVMKETKGKANPGVAKELLVKKLAV; this is encoded by the coding sequence ATGGCACAATATGAACCGACTATCGGCATGGAAGTCCACGCGGAGCTGAAAACTGCTTCCAAGATGTTTTGCCGCTGCGCGAATGGCCTCGGGCTCGAGACCGAACCGAATGTCCACATCTGCCATGTCTGCACAGGGCAGCCGGGCGCCTTGCCGGTGCCCAATCAGGAAGCAATCCGATCGGTTCAGAGAGTCGGCCTGGCGCTGAATTGTGCACTCAGTTTCCACTCGAAATTCGACCGCAAGAACTATTTCTATCCGGATCTGCCGAAGGGGTATCAGATCTCACAATTCGATGAGCCATTCTGCGGGCGGGGGACGATGGAGATCGATGGCAAACCGTTCAATATCACTCGCATCCACTTGGAGGAAGATACCGGAAAATTGACGCACCCGGCCGGAGCGGACCATACGCTCGTCGACTACAATCGCGCCGGACTGCCCCTCATGGAGCTCGTGACGGAGCCGGATTTCAGCACGGCCAAAGACGCCCGCGCGTTTTGTCAGAAACTGCAACAGATCCTCCGCTATCTCGACGTCTCGGATGCTGACATGGAGAAGGGGCAGATGCGCTGCGAAGTAAACATCTCACTGCATGAGGCCGGGGCAGACCGCTTGTCGGGGACCAAAGTCGAGGTGAAGAATATCAATTCATTCAAGGCGGTCGAACGCGCGATCGAGTATGAGATCGTCCGCCAGACGGAGGCACTCGAGCGGGGCGAAAAGATCGTGCAGGAAACTCGCGGTTGGGACGAAAATCGGAACGCAACTGTCTCCCAGCGCAAGAAAGAATCAGCCCATGACTACCGGTATTTCCCTGAGCCGGATATCCCGCCGTTTGATTTTTCTGGTGAGTACATCAAGCAGTTGAGAGCGTCTTTGCCGGAGTTGCCAGATGCGAAACGAACTCGTTTCATGACGGAATTCGGCTTGTCGGACTCGGATGCAGACATTATCACCGAAGACAAAGAGGTCGCCTCGTATTTTGAGGCGGTCGTGAGTGAGTTCGGTGCCAAGCAAGACGCTGGCGAGACGAAAGCCGAACTGTCCAAACTAGTGAAGCTCGGGGCCAACTATTTCATCACCGAAGTCAGGAAACATCTGTCTGAAACGGGGGTGGCGATCGAGAAGTTCGTCATCACGCCAGAAAACTATGCCGAGTTCATCACCATCGTTGCTGATGGAGTGATCAACTCGAGTGCTGCTCAGACGGTTCTGTACGAGATGTACCAGGGCGAGGACAATGATCCATCGCATATCATTGAGCGGCTCAATCTCGTGCAGATGAGTGATGCGGGCGAACTTGAAACTATTGTCGATACTATCCTGGCGAACAATGTCCAGTCAGTCGCTGACTACAAAGCCGGCAAACAGAATGCGCTCCAGTACCTGGTCGGCCAGGTGATGAAGGAAACGAAAGGGAAAGCTAATCCAGGCGTGGCGAAAGAGCTGCTGGTGAAAAAACTGGCGGTCTAA
- a CDS encoding NUDIX domain-containing protein, with protein MESRVIVTAIVEKDGKYLFGQKPRDIGPYPNTWHLLGGGVKLGEESCEEALRREIREEAGIELAEVRRVSFDEDYEPNKHGVMTHYVFLVYWARCVSETTRAADDITEIRWIDRGDLGTYLFTRPSTKLFHELGILPEYGRPEQTMESSA; from the coding sequence ATGGAGTCTCGCGTTATCGTGACGGCGATTGTCGAGAAAGACGGGAAGTATCTCTTCGGCCAGAAGCCACGGGACATCGGCCCGTACCCGAATACCTGGCACTTGCTCGGTGGCGGGGTGAAGTTGGGTGAAGAGAGCTGCGAGGAGGCCTTACGCCGAGAGATTAGAGAGGAAGCGGGGATTGAACTTGCCGAGGTCAGGCGTGTTTCCTTTGATGAAGACTATGAGCCAAATAAGCATGGCGTGATGACACACTATGTGTTCTTGGTATATTGGGCACGGTGTGTTTCCGAAACAACGCGGGCGGCTGACGATATCACTGAAATCCGCTGGATCGATCGTGGCGATCTGGGAACGTATCTCTTCACGCGGCCCAGCACAAAACTTTTCCACGAATTGGGCATATTGCCCGAATATGGCAGACCGGAGCAGACGATGGAGTCGAGTGCATAA
- a CDS encoding AAA family ATPase, giving the protein MPKIVAVLGMPGGGKSEAIEYLMTKYQWPKIYFAQPTFDEMERRGLERNQANERLVREDLRNLHGDDYYAREAVKKVEALLDAEVILLESFYSAPEYRVFKDRFKDDFLTIAIHTRPSIRHQRLLTRPERPLTLQESEERDWAQLNRLTQGTPIALADFMIVNEGEISELHAALDRAVGRIGQS; this is encoded by the coding sequence ATGCCGAAAATTGTCGCGGTGCTCGGAATGCCAGGAGGCGGGAAATCAGAAGCGATCGAATATCTGATGACAAAGTATCAGTGGCCGAAGATTTATTTCGCTCAGCCGACCTTTGACGAGATGGAACGACGGGGACTTGAACGCAATCAGGCGAATGAGCGATTGGTGCGCGAGGATCTCCGTAACCTGCACGGTGATGATTATTATGCTCGCGAGGCAGTAAAGAAAGTTGAGGCCCTACTCGACGCAGAAGTAATTCTCCTTGAAAGTTTTTATAGTGCGCCAGAATATCGAGTGTTCAAAGATCGTTTTAAAGATGATTTTCTCACCATCGCAATCCACACGCGGCCATCTATTCGTCATCAACGGCTTCTCACCCGACCCGAGCGACCACTAACACTCCAAGAATCCGAAGAGCGTGACTGGGCGCAACTTAATCGACTTACGCAGGGGACGCCAATCGCACTGGCTGATTTCATGATTGTGAATGAAGGTGAGATTTCCGAATTGCACGCCGCTTTGGATCGCGCGGTCGGTCGAATTGGACAGTCTTGA
- a CDS encoding dihydrofolate reductase produces MPTPRLSIIAAISENRVIGNAGKIPWHLKDDWRRFKERTLGHVIIMGRKTYESIGRPLPGRTNIVITRDTGREIPGCVVVGSLAEALERARAIETEEVFICGGGQIYTEALSQADRLYLTVVHAIIDGDAFFPEYAASFGTVVTSEDFEESGYRLTYLTLEKN; encoded by the coding sequence ATGCCTACACCACGTCTCAGCATCATCGCGGCAATCTCTGAAAACCGAGTCATCGGGAATGCTGGCAAGATCCCGTGGCATTTGAAAGATGACTGGCGCCGTTTCAAGGAACGCACCCTCGGACATGTGATCATCATGGGGCGGAAGACTTACGAGTCCATCGGGCGGCCACTGCCGGGTCGGACCAATATCGTCATCACCCGCGACACAGGCCGCGAGATCCCGGGGTGTGTCGTTGTCGGGAGCTTAGCTGAAGCACTTGAGCGGGCGCGGGCCATCGAGACCGAGGAGGTGTTCATCTGCGGTGGCGGACAGATCTATACTGAAGCCTTGTCCCAGGCTGACCGCTTGTATCTGACGGTGGTCCACGCCATAATAGACGGGGACGCTTTTTTCCCGGAGTATGCGGCATCCTTCGGAACAGTGGTGACATCGGAGGATTTTGAAGAATCTGGGTACCGTCTGACGTACCTCACATTGGAAAAGAATTAA
- a CDS encoding NUDIX hydrolase, whose product MSEELAIIPTVAVVVFKNDNPELVCLVEHLPGAHHVTGTFGLPAGRVQVGEKNIDAGVRELQEETGLTASSTDMIFLSQYEARIQQKEGVKHFTMDAYLCTHYVGDLRGSGETSPQWTNIHDVGSLGNLLPNIEKAINRGYSVALKK is encoded by the coding sequence ATGAGCGAGGAATTGGCTATTATTCCGACAGTAGCCGTAGTTGTTTTTAAGAATGATAACCCTGAGCTAGTCTGTTTGGTAGAACATTTACCAGGCGCACATCATGTGACAGGGACATTTGGTCTTCCGGCTGGGAGGGTTCAAGTCGGAGAAAAGAACATCGATGCCGGCGTACGTGAATTACAAGAAGAGACTGGGCTTACTGCCTCATCTACAGACATGATCTTTCTCAGTCAGTATGAAGCGCGTATTCAACAGAAAGAGGGAGTGAAGCACTTCACGATGGATGCATACCTTTGTACTCACTATGTGGGGGATCTCAGGGGTTCAGGGGAGACGAGTCCACAGTGGACGAACATACATGATGTAGGATCGCTTGGGAATCTTCTTCCGAATATAGAGAAAGCGATCAATAGAGGATATAGTGTTGCGTTGAAGAAGTAA
- the thyA gene encoding thymidylate synthase yields the protein MEKRHPEYQYLDLVQEILDKGVRQEDKGTDAVTYSLFGRQIRFDLSEGFPLLTTKKVYWKGLLYELYWFLSGQSNVRYLAENNVHIWDDYPYKIYREKMAAGTEPEMTKEEFIAKLVADDDFAEKHGNLRHIYGEMWRRWPAKDGRTVDQVRWLVNELREDPDAHNTLVNSWNPEYLYAMAKPDEAARFPICHNMYQCNIKNGKLSLHLYQRSADIFLGVPFNIASYALLAHVLARATGTEPGEFIHTLGDVHVYENHMDQAREQLSRLPRPFPTVTIDPSVKDIDDFRPEHAVLSGYDPHPAIKAELKVAGGLRSKNWEAYLKGKQEEEEKQNKL from the coding sequence ATGGAAAAAAGACACCCGGAATATCAGTATCTCGACCTGGTGCAGGAAATCTTGGACAAAGGCGTCAGGCAGGAGGACAAGGGAACGGATGCAGTAACGTACAGTCTTTTCGGCCGGCAGATTCGTTTTGATTTGTCTGAGGGATTTCCGCTTTTGACAACCAAGAAAGTCTATTGGAAGGGGTTGTTGTACGAGCTGTACTGGTTCCTCTCGGGCCAATCCAATGTGCGGTACCTAGCCGAGAACAATGTACACATCTGGGATGATTACCCGTACAAGATCTATCGAGAGAAGATGGCGGCCGGGACTGAACCGGAAATGACAAAGGAAGAGTTCATAGCCAAGCTCGTGGCGGATGATGACTTCGCCGAAAAGCATGGTAATTTGCGGCATATCTATGGCGAAATGTGGCGCCGCTGGCCCGCCAAAGATGGCCGGACCGTGGACCAGGTCCGCTGGCTGGTGAATGAACTCCGCGAGGACCCGGATGCGCACAACACCCTCGTCAATTCCTGGAATCCCGAGTACCTGTATGCGATGGCGAAGCCGGACGAGGCGGCACGTTTCCCGATTTGTCACAATATGTATCAGTGCAATATCAAGAACGGAAAGCTCTCACTCCACCTCTATCAGCGGAGTGCGGACATCTTCCTCGGTGTGCCGTTCAATATCGCGAGCTATGCGCTCCTCGCACATGTCTTGGCCCGGGCGACTGGGACCGAACCAGGGGAATTCATCCACACGTTGGGTGATGTGCACGTCTATGAGAACCACATGGATCAGGCACGCGAGCAGCTTAGCCGTCTGCCGCGGCCTTTCCCGACCGTCACTATCGATCCGAGTGTGAAGGACATCGATGACTTCCGACCGGAACATGCTGTCCTCTCGGGCTATGATCCACATCCGGCGATCAAGGCCGAGCTCAAGGTAGCGGGCGGGCTGCGCTCGAAGAACTGGGAGGCGTATCTGAAGGGAAAACAGGAAGAAGAGGAAAAGCAAAATAAGTTATGA